A window of the Oryzias melastigma strain HK-1 linkage group LG11, ASM292280v2, whole genome shotgun sequence genome harbors these coding sequences:
- the tfpi2 gene encoding tissue factor pathway inhibitor 2: MEFGILTLFALFSSLPSGLSLTHKGACLLQVDEGPCRGQIERYFYNTITQKCEVFYYGGCLGNANNFRSFQECQKTCFRIPKVPQICRFPKEEGHCRALFPSYFFNMSTMQCEPFSYGGCGGNSNRFTDLTSCMDFCSPQKSVPILCLDPLDKGKCSASIPRYYYNKATKMCEEFVYSGCGGSSNNFVSRQSCVDVCVKGAKKHMRLKGRDLLLKRHKKSRFMAFRG; this comes from the exons ATGGAGTTTGGGATATTGACGCTTTTTGCACTTTTCTCCTCGTTACCCAGCGGTCTGTCTTTGACACACAAAG GCGCGTGCCTTCTTCAAGTGGACGAGGGACCCTGCAGAGGACAAATCGAACGCTACTTCTACAACACAATCACGCAGAAGTGCGAAGTTTTCTACTATGGGGGCTGCCTTGGTAACGCCAACAACTTCAGGAGTTTCCAAGAGTGCCAGAAAACATGCTTTAGGATCCCAA aggTGCCTCAAATCTGCAGGTTCCCTAAGGAGGAGGGTCACTGCCGCGCCCTCTTTCCCAGCTACTTCTTCAACATGAGCACCATGCAGTGTGAGCCCTTCTCCTATGGAGGCTGTGGGGGGAACTCCAACCGCTTCACAGACCTGACGTCTTGCATGGATTTCTGCAGTCCACAAAAAT CCGTCCCCATACTCTGTCTGGATCCTCTGGACAAAGGAAAGTGTTCGGCCTCCATACCGCGGTACTACTACAACAAAGCAACCAAGATGTGTGAGGAGTTTGTGTACTCGGGCTGCGGCGGGAGCAGCAACAACTTTGTGTCGCGCCAGAGCTGCGTGGATGTGTGTGTTAAAG GAGCCAAAAAGCACATGCGGCTCAAAGGGAGGGATCTTCTCCTGAAACGGCATAAAAAGAGCCGCTTCATGGCCTTCCGTGGGTAG